In Eremothecium gossypii ATCC 10895 chromosome V, complete sequence, the genomic stretch CTCTACTAATAATGACGATGACTTATTCAAATGTGCGATGAGCCCGTTCAAGCACATGTTATATTGGCTAAGATTGAGTGATGAGGATTTATTAGCGTCTTGTGTTAACCTAATCGTCTCTGCTGCGGACTTGTCGAAGGAAAAGAACTTCACGTTCGATGATTCATTAGTTTCTGAGATGGCTTGTTATGCCAGCAAATCCCGAAAATACCTTAACAAACTCACTAGCCAACAGTCAAATTTACTGCTTTCTAGGGCCAAGTATTTCAATGAGAAATTGACGGAAACCATCATACAAGATGCGGATAAGTACCATAAAGAAAAAGAACAAGCGAAGAAAGATAGTTCTCCAGATGTTATCGTATCATCATCTCATAGCGTAACACAAATGGCGCAACCTCAGCAAAGGGTAGATTATCTACAACGTAAGGCAGTTGCGTCGTCTATCACTGGCCGTCCAAAGGTTCAGAGCTCAATAACATCTTTTGGTGTGCTCAAACGTGGTTTTGTTTCTGCTCCGTCTATACCCCCAAAACCACTATCTAAGATGGAGCTTGAAAGGAGAAAACTTCTGGCAGATCGTGTAGTGCATCCCCCTAGCCAAAATGTCTTTAATCCTAGGTCAAAAAAACAGCTGAAAGGACATGAAGACGGTGATAGTAGCAGTGAAAATAGTGATATCGACGATGCTAATGAGTTATTTGCTATTGCAAAACCTAAGCAAAGATCTACCCCAGTATTATTAGATATCAATGGAAAAGAAGTACGTCCTCAGAAATCTAAGATTGATATAAAGAAGCAGGAAGAAGAGTTTATGCGCAAGAGATTAAATGTTGACTTGAATCCATTTTATGATCAGGTTCTGCGCTGGGATTACACGAAGAAGGACGAATACCCAGATGATGGTACTTCGGAGAAGTACAAAGATGTTGCAGACCAGTTTAGTTCACCAGAAGAATACCAGGCAGTAATGGAACCACTATTACTATTGGAATGTTGGCAAGGTATGTGTGCTGCTCGTGATAGAGAAGTTCATAAAGCCTTTAGCTTTATCGTTGGGAATAGAACAGTAGTCTCTGATTTCTATGAGGTTTACGCAGCCATCAGTAAGAAGGTGGTCCAACAAGCTGATATTAATGAAGCGGATATGATAGTCTTGGGATATTTCCCTGACATCAATCCAAATAAAACGCTAACCAACGACGATTTTAAAAGAGCACAACACACCTGCTTTGCGAAGGTTCGTGGAATTAAAAATGCAAAAGGTGATAATATGGATCTAACTTTAAGAATTCATCGTAGTCATAAATTTGCTAATTTTTTGACTCTGCGGACAGAAATACACGCTGTTAAAGTGATGCAAATGACTACTGTTGAAAGAGAATATACCTCTTTGAAGGGCCTTCCATTTTACGACTTAGTTGGTCAGATTTTAACTGCCAGTCCCACGGATGACATTCCACTTGAACAGTCAGAAGTCGAGGCCGTACAGCGAAACTATAAGCTAAATACATCCCAAGCGAAGGCCGTGATTTCTTCAGTGAAGAAACTGGGCTTCTCTCTTATCCAGGGACCCCCTGGTACTGGTAAGACTAAGACTATTCTTGGTGTCGTCGGCTTTTTCCTAACTACCGCAAAAGCACTACCATCAAATGTTATCAGAAATCCCACAGAATCGAACGCTACCTCTACTGAGATGTTACTACAGAAACAAAAAGTTCTGATATGTGCACCCAGTAATGCAGCCGTTGACGAGCTTGTGTTGCGTCTGAGAGAAGGTTTGGTCGATACTGACGGCAAGTTGTTCAAACCAAAATTAGTGCGGATTGGTAAATCAGATGCAGTTAACGCTGCTATCAGAGACCTAACGTTGGAAGAGCTGGTTGACAAGCGAGCTTTGAATCAGTCGTACGAAATAAATCACGATCCGAACTTAGATCAGAGTTTTCATGACGCCGTAGCGGAGAGGAGAAAGCTCAGGGATATGATGAATAAAGAGGATGGTTCGCCGACTAGTAAACTCTCAACTGATGAGATATCTAAGATACAGCTAAAGTTGAGGGACTTGAGCAAGAAGATTAATGAGCTAGGTAAGCAGCGCGATGAGCTGAGGGAAAGGAATGCGGTGAATTATAGAAATAGAGAATTGAATAAGAGGAAAGCTCAGGCACGCATCCTTGCAGAAAGCGATATCATATGTTCCACATTGTCGGGATCCGCCCACGATGTTTTGGCTTCCTTGGGTGTCAAATTCGATACAGTGATCGTGGACGAAGCATGTCAATGTACTGAACTATCCAGTATTATTCCTCTAAGATATGGCGGAAAGAGATGCATTATGGTCGGTGATCCAAATCAATTGCCTCCGACCGTATTATCCGGCGCAGCCAGTAACTTCAAGTATAACCAGTCGCTGTTTGTGAGAATGGAGAAAAACTGCAAGCCCCACTTGCTGGACGTGCAGTACCGTATGCATTCAATGATTAGCGCATTCCCTTCTTTAGAATTCTATGATGGGAGATTAAAAAATGGTCCGAACATGGATCAGGTGAACACCCGGCCATGGCACGAGTCTCAGCCATTTGGACCCTACAGGTTTTTTGACATTATCACGGGTAAGCAGCAGCAAAATGCGAAAACCATGTCTTATGTCAATTATGATGAATGCCAAGTTTCCATTGAGATGATCGACAAATTGCTGAGTCAATACGAAAAGAAGGTAGACTTTTCAGGAAAAATTGGTATCATTTCGCCGTACAGAGAGCAGATGCAGATGATGAAGCGAGCATTTCGGAGCTATTTTGGCGGAACCATATTCAAGTATATTGACTTCAACACTATTGATGGATTCCAGGGACAGGAGAAGGAGATCATCATTATTTCCTGCGTTCGTGCCGACGATTCGAAGGGCGGGGTCGGTTTCTTGAAGGATTTCAGGCGTATGAATGTTGCTCTCACCAGAGCAAAGGCCAGTCTCTGGATCCTGGGTCACCATAAATCTTTATACAAGAACAAGCTATGGATGCATTTGATTTCAGATGCGAAAGGGCGTGACTGCCTCCAAATGGCATGTCCGGGCTTCCTTGATCCACGGAACAGAGCCGCCCAGGATGCTCTTCATAGGTTCAAAAATCACCATAATTATATCGAGAACGCAGATGATTATGGGCCTGAACCGGTGATGACTAAATCAAGAGGACGCAATAGATCATCCAGAAAACGCAAACATATGGAAGATAATCCAGATGATAACTACGATCCCGTTGCTGAATTCAAGAAGGAAAATCAAAGAGAAAGCAACACAGGCACCGGTGGTTACCGTGCGGATACATCTAACCACAGATTGGCACCTGCTAGGAACGATAGCAAGAAGGCCAAGACGTGCTCCAATGCCGCCGGTATTTCCGAGGCTACTTCAGAGGATGGTGATCGAGGTCAGAAAGGACATGGAACTAAGAAGAAGTCTTCCATATTCGGGAATTTTATGCCCCCAGTTGATGACGCGACCCCTGCTGCCCATGTGTACGACCCTAAGGAACGCAAGCCCAAGAATGCTGCATCCGCTAAGCGGCTGGCCTTGGGAGCAGAAGGCGGGACAAAATCAGCCAGGCATATTAGTTTTTCAGAAAATGTGTCGTTTATTGATTCAAAAGAATCGTCAAAGGACTGATTCACTTGTATTTTAGTACTGGATACTGCATGTAGTTAGAGCATTCAATATATCTGTTGAAGTGATGTACAAATTTATACTGATTTTTTATTAGTGGCCATCGAGCTCGAGGGCACAATGCTTTTCGTGAGCCCCACCTTCGGGGGAGACGTGCTATTAACCAGGAAGCCAGCTCCCGTGTTCACCGGAACAAGCTTGTCCGTAATTGACTTCTGTTTGGAAAAGGGTAACTGGTCGTTCGCCTTCTCGAGGGCCGCAATTTCATCCCGAATGCAGGTCAGAACGTCTGGATAGCTCTCCTCGTAGTGCAGCGACTTTATCTGTGTGATGGCGTCGGTTATCAACCGCCGCAACTCCACCGGGTCGACCTTCGCGGCCGTCGCAAATCGCGTGCGTATCCGGTCCTCCAAGTCCTCCACGAGCGTGGTGACCTCCTTCCACACCTCCTGCTGTGACTTGAGCAACTGTGTCTCTTGCTTGTGCTCCGAAAGCATCGCCTTGAGCGCGCTCTTGCGGACATGTAGAAACTCTTCCATCTGGGCTTTCATGCTCTCCAGGTCCGCGGCGGGCCGCCGGCCCAGGCCCAGCGGCTCGCGCTCCCGCGCCGGAAGCTTGAGTAACCCGATCTTGCGGAAAATGTGTTCCTGCGACCGGCGCACGCCCtcgagctcgcgctcgaCCGCGAGCTTCTGCGCCCGCACGAACGCCTCCAGCTTCGCGAGCTCGGCCTTGATGAATGTCTGGTCCTTGCGGAAGCTCTTCAAGAGCCCCTCGGCCTGGCTGATCTCGCGCGACaccgccgcctgcgccagGCGAAGCACCGCCACGTGCCCGagcgcctgctgccgcgAGAGCCTCGGCAACGCGTCCGGCTCTTTTCCCAGCCCCGTGTTGTCCACCCCCATGCTCTCTATGTACGCGTTGAGGTGCCGCTGGTGCCCGCCGTGGACCGTAAACACCCCGCCGCTGTCAtcgcccgcgcccgcgggcACTGCCGCCTCCCACGCTTGCCGCTCTTCGCCGAGCTGCCGCTCCTTCGCCAGCAAGGCCGCGAGCTTGCTTTCGTACCGCTCCAACGACCCGAGCGCCTTGCGGAAGCCTCCGTCCTGCTCCGTCAGCCATGTGTTGAGCCGGCACAAGTCCTTGAGACATATGTGGATGTTTTTGCGCAACTGCTGGAGAGAGAGGTTCCGCGGGctctcctcctcgtcgaaCAACGCAGCCCGGTGCATCTCCGTGAGCCGGTGGCAGTACTGCAGGATCGTCTCCCGCTTCTCGAGTATCCGCTCGTGGTTCATCCGTCTCCCGTGCCCTGGCTACTGTGCAGTGGCCGTGAGTCTCCGCGTGTGACAAGCCCATATACACTCCGGTCACATGACCATCCGTAGCACGGCCTGCGCCTTACGGCAAGGCGATGGCCCGGTAGCCGACGACCAGTGTCGTCTTGTACGCCATAAAAGCAAGGAGCtgcctgctgctgcaccggTCGCGACGCACCGCACATACGCGCAATGGAAACCGACCCGCTAATCGCACGTCCGTCGCCGACAGCCGGCGACGGCGACCAAGACACCCCGCGCCGGGCCCGGTGCCAGCTCGCCAGGTGCGGACTCGCGCTCGGGCTGTGGGCGCTctacctgctgctgctcggcAGCTGCCTGACGCGCGCGTACGAGCTGTCGGATCTCGAAAACCTGGAATCCGATTACTACAGCTACGTGCTGGATGTGAACTTCGCGCTGCTGAGCGCCATGAGCGCGACCGGCCTCGCGATGGGCGCCGTGAGCGGCTCCCTCGGGAGCGCGCCGGTGCTCGCGCAGTGGCCGGCAGCGATCTGGGCCGTGCGCTTCctgcgcgccgcgggcTATGTCGCGATAGTCCTAATCCTGCCGTTCCTGTCCGTCGTCGCATTCCTGCAGCCGCTCTgcgagcgcgcgctggcgctgtTCCCGTTTGTGCGCGCGTGGGGCATGGACGGCGTGTTCAACTTCCTGCTGCTCTCCGCCGTGCTCTGGACTGTATTCCTGGCCGTTCGCCTGCTCCGCGCCGTCTACAGACTGCTGCGCTGGCTGGTCGGTCTTTTGGTCCGCCTGGCacgcctgctgctgcgagGCGCCCGTCGGACGCCTGCGGCGGCCCCCGAGGAGCCCGTCTAGCGTGCGCGCGTTCTAGGCCCCTGACAGCTCCTACCTGGTGCTGGCCGCCGGTAGGGCTCGCATCGTGCGGCGCAGGCCCATTGCTTTTTGGCCCCCGCTGGATCATCGTTTCTTTTACGTGAAAAGTTTGCAGCGATGAGCTGCAGTATAAATAGGTTTTCTAGATGCGCCAAATCCCAGCTGGGTTTACCGGCGTCTGTTCGGGATAGTTACTTGATGGATGGGTCAACTTGAGAGCTTGGGTTTAGTGTTGACTCCTTCTCTTCATAGCACGCCGAACAAAGCGCAATGACTTACAGAGACGCAGCCACGGCACTGGAGCACCTGGCGACGTACGCCGAGAAGGACGGGCTGTCCGTGGAGCAGTTGATGGACTCCAAGACGCGGGGCGGGTTGACGTACAACGACTTCCTGGTCTTGCCGGGCAAGATCGACTTCCCATCGTCGGAGGTGGTGCTGTCGTCGCGCCTGACCAAGAAGATCACCTTGAACGCGCCGTTTGTGTCGTCGCCGATGGACACGGTGACGGAGGCCGACATGGCGATCCACATGGCGCTCCTGGGCGGCATCGGGATCATCCACCACAACTGCACTGCGGAGGAGCAGGCGGAGATGGTGCGCCGGGTCAAGAAGTACGAAAACGGGTTCATCAACGCCCCCGTGGTCGTGGGGCCGGACGCGACGGTGGCGGACGTGCGCCGGATGAAGAACGAGTTTGGGTTTGCAGGATTTCCTGTGACAGGTATGTTAGAGTGGCACGCGGGGCTGCACGCTGGGATGATGATCATAAATCAATAACTTTCGTTCTACTGACTGCGATCAAACGATCGTGTAGACACCTTTTACTCTGACCGCAGACGTGCAGCGCCTTTTTGGCAGGAACATGTACTAACACATCAGCAGATGATGGCAAGCCGACCGGGAAGCTGCAGGGGATCATCACGTCCCGTGACATCCAGTTTGTCGAGGACGAGACCCTGCTTGTGTCTGAGATCATGACCAAGGACGTCATCACTGGGAAGCAGGGCATCAACCTCGAGGAGGCGAACCAGATCCTGAAGAACACCAAGAAGGGCAAGCTGCCAATTGTGGACGAGGCGGGCTGCCTGGTGTCCATGCTTTCGAGAACTGACTTGATGAAGAACCAGTCCTACCCATTGGCCTCCAAGTCTGCCGACACCAAGCAGCTGCTCTGTGGTGCTGCGATCGGCACCATCGACGCGGACAGGCAGAGACTGGCGATGCTGGTCGAGGCCGGTCTGGACGTTGTTGTGCTAGACTCCTCGCAGGGTAACTCGGTCTTCCAGATCAACATGATCAAGTGGATCAAGGAGACCTTCCCAGACCTGCAGGTCATTGCTGGCAACGTGGTCACCAGAGAGCAGGCTGCCAGCTTGATCCACGCCGGCGCAGACGGGTTGCGTATCGGTATGGGCTCTGGCTCCATCTGTATCACTCAGGAGGTGATGGCCTGTGGTAGACCACAGGGTACCGCTGTCTACAACGTCACGCAGTTCGCCAACCAGTTTGGTGTGCCATGTATTGCTGACGGTGGTGTCCAGAACATCGGGCACATTACCAAAGCTATCGCTCTTGGCGCGTCCACCGTCATGATGGGCGGTATGCTGGCAGGCACTACAGAGTCTCCAGGCGAGTACTTCTTCAGGGACGGGAAGAGACTGAAGACCTACAGAGGTATGGGCTCCATCGACGCCATGCAAAAGACTGATGTCAAGGGTAACGCCGCTACCTCCCGTTACTTCTCTGAGTCTGACAAGGTTCTGGTCGCTCAGGGTGTTACTGGTTCTGTGATCGACAAGGGCTCCATCAAGAAGTACATTCCATATCTGTACAATGGTCTACAGCACTCGTGCCAGGATATCGGTGTGCGCTCTCTAGTGGAGTTCAGAGAGAAGGTGGACTCTGGCTCGGTCAGATTTGAGTTCAGAACTCCATCTGCCCAGTTGGAGGGTGGTGTGCACAACTTGCACTCCTACGAGAAGCGCCTATTTGACTGAGTGCCACTAGGCCCACACTATAGAAGTGGATCCGGGCGCGATGGCACCCATACTTTTATATTATGTTGATTGATGTACGTAAACGATAGATATAATAACAGACGCGGCATCTCATTTGTATGCAATATATCTGGAACATGGTTATGCGTACTCAACTGTATGTACTACTTTATATACACAGCTCTGGGACACTTGGTGAGATATATGTTTCATTATGTATGCCTCGCTATCGAAAGGTCTGGCATTATGGGCTACTGGGTCTAAGAGTCATGGCTTATGAGTATTTATTTATTTATTTCTCTTCCTTTTCATTAAACTCCTCGAGCTTCTTTCTGTAATACTGCTCTCTAGACTTCTCCACATCTGCTAATGATGGTGGAAGTCGTTCGTTTTCCAAATCCGCTCTACGAGCGCGCTCGAAGTTAGACAGCGCCTCGTTCAGACCTTCAGACCCGCGTGACAGCGCTCCACGAGGCAGCACGCCAGAATTCATTGTTTTTAGGTACTGCACCTTATCGCTCTCTTCTCTCAACACGCTATACATTCGGGAAACCTTGGCAATCGCCAATATTTTACTGCGTAGTGCACGCCGTTTTGCATCATCGTCCAGAATAGACCGTTTTTTCTTCGATTTCTTGGAGCCAGGTATAACAGTTACAACCTGCTCAGTGTTTTTGGACTTCAATGTAGCACCTAAGTCCTCCCTTATAACAAAAGTCTCTTCCTCCAATTCTTCTTCAGTACAAATGTTTAATATCGAAACCAACATTTCAGTCACTTTCTCGCCAACAAATGGCAAAGACCAGGTGAATACGTCCATGAAATTCGGTAACCAATACGGATGCTGTGACATGTTAAATTGTCTAATGTTCATAACGTTATCCGAGTATTTTAGGACCGCGGCCTTGTTCTTGTAAGTGTCCAAGTAGTTGGGTGCGCTGAACAACGTAAGTAAACTAGGAAAGCCCAGATTCTTGGTATTCTTGTACATTCTGTAGCCCTGATCTTGGGCTTCGTGGGCCCTAATTATCGAGAGAAGGCCAGTTCGCTGCAAGAACTCACAAGATGCCTTGTAAGAAAATGCAAAGGAGCAACCTCTGATAATATTCGGCGTATAGGCCAGAGTACTTGGATCGTCTGCATCCTCGTCGTACGTCTCGCTTGGATCAGCCCACAACAAGTCGCACATCAAGCCCCTGGAAGGGATTTCCCTGAATCTGTTGATCCTGTTGACATCCTCGACCGTCTTTAGCTCGGGAGAAATACCCCCATGAACACAAAAGTATTGCCCATTCATCACAGCAGCTAAAGGCAACGCGTTAAATGAGTGGCAACACAGGTCGTAAATCCGCAGATTGTACTTATGAAGACATTCGGTTTTGAAGGTGAAGTACGACGTTAAATGTTTGCATTCGTGGTTTCCCCGTAGCATCCAAAAATGGTCAGGATAATTGATCTTCAAGCTGTACAAGTAGAGAAGACATTCAAAGGAAAACGAGCCACGATCCACATAGTCTCCTAAAAAGAGATAAGGCGTCGTCTTGGGATCACCTCCCACCTCAAATAGCTTCAACAGATCGTAGTATTGTCCGTGAAGGTCGCCGCATATGGTGATGGGGGCCGACACCTGTAGCAAGTTCGGCTCGCGAGAGAGAATATCTGTGGCCATCTCTAAAATCCGCACCGCTTGTTCTTCACTTAAGCGGCCTTCTTTCCGGAAGTGTTCCCGCAAAAACTCATGGTTCGGCAAACCGTCGGCATCAAACAACTCCTCATCAGTGGGTAACCTCTTTGCCACAGGCGGTACCGACTTCACAACCCGCTTCTTAGTCGATACCTTGGTCCCATCCTCGAGTGTATAGATGGACAAGCTCTTCTTGCGCCCGGTTCCGTCTTGTGGCTTTGACTCGATAACATTCAAGGCCGCATTTATCTTCCTTGTGTTCTCGTGCGCCTCATGGAGAAGGTCTGATGACGGCATCTCCTGCTTGCTGCTAGATTGCTGCTCCCGATCGCCGCTCCAAGATAGCCTAACCATCTTTTGATCAGCTTGAGAATTTAATTTGCCTTTTATAGATTTCTCGACGGGGGAGTGATATTTGACAAGTTGGTATCTTTAAGGCTTTTTGACTCGGAGGCCAGACGGAATTGGGAGAAAATGACAATagtggtcacgtgatcaacCAAGATAGATGACAGAAGTGCTTGTATCATGGATCTGGTGTAATCAGCTCGAGCATTATCCCTTCTGGCACTGCTGCGCGCTTCTGTGTATTATCGCGTTTGAGCCTTGCAGCGATAGGAATGTCAACTGAAAAATTTGGGCGATGCCCTAGCACCAGCTCGAGAGAAGACAAGGAAGGGCACAGGATGACCACCCATATAGATGTCACGGATTATGTGGAGGCTGAGACGGGGCGTGGCAGCCTGCAGTTTTCAGATGAGAAGCAACAGGCTCGCTTTGCGCTGGGCGTTTGCATGTATGTCTACCGTTGGGATGCTCTGAGTATTGCGGTTGAGAACAACTGGGGTGGCCCGCAATCTGCAGAGAAACGTGACTGGGTGAGTTCTATTTTGTTAGATCTATTTAAGAATGAGCGGATAGTGGACGTGACTCTGATCGAAGAGACTCTACTGTTCGCTATGGCGGATGAGTTCGAGACGAACGTGGAGGACGATTCGGCACTCCCCATAGCAGCCGGGATAATCAACTTATACCGCCAGTGCGAAGCTGGAAATTACAATGAGGTGGACCAGATGTATGCTCAGTGGCAGGCGAATAAGCAGAACCAGACGAGCCGGAAGGTGCAGGTAGTTGCCGACCCACATAATCCCGACATTTCAGAGTCGGAAGACGACGACAACTGCGACGAGGAGGATGAGGAAATGGGCGATGCTGATGAGGGAGAGGCCCAAGCGCGCCCTGTGCCAGAATTGGATGAGGACGGCTTTGAAATAGTAAAGAAGTCTGGTCGGAGAAGGCACTAAATGACGGCCTATGCGTTGGTGCGTTCAAGTATATAGGTTATTTCTTTATAAATATCATTTGTACGATGCAAGCATGGTGGGCTTTGTCGGGAGCAAAGATTGTTGTCCAGACAGAGAGCGCCGCTGTGCTCTGATGCGTGTATCCGCTGGACTATGGCCCCTATTATCGGCTGCAGAACCACAATAGTAATCTGAGCTATTTAATGTCGCGGATGTGTTGAGTCGCAAACTGCGGAAGAAAGAACCAGTCATTTCCATCAGGGAGAATTCCTCCTTTATCTCCACTTTCACCTTGAACATGGTAATCCGTGTACCCACCCATATGTTAGGCCTCAAAAGTCCGACATCTGGCACAAATTGCCTAGATTGGGATCTTGTACCTGAATCAGCAGTGCCATTATCTCTATCACTGCCGGCTACGCCTCTTGAAAAATTCAGCCAGCCCATTCTAAAGACGGATGAAGCACCGTTGCTGGTGTAGTTGCTGCTTGTCTGGCTTTCTTTGCTACTGATGTCTCTGGAAGATGCTGCTGAGTGCCATGATGGCCTTCCCAAATTTGGACTAGCGGCATTTGCACCATTGGGTGGATAATCGCTGCCTAACGATGAGTTCACAACGGAACTAGCGCTATCTGCGCGCGAAGTATTATAATTGGCAGTACTATTATCCAGACTACTCCGAGATGTTAGATTATGTTGCTTGTATGCGGCCTTATCCACAGCCGACAGAGAATAAGGATGGCTATGAGCGGTAAAAATATTACCCCAGATGACAGAAAGATACCATCTCGAAGCAGTTGAGTTTTCGTCCCAATCGAGTTTTAAAGTTTCATAGTTGCCATCCATGGCCTTAATTTCTGGGGTCAGAGAAGTTTCTATAGTGTGCAAAAATTCCTGCTCCCAGTCGCCAATTTTCTTTAGCAAATCATAATACTGATTCGTCTTGATCTCGGCTATTTGGGGGAATTGACCGTTCACGACACGAACTACTTGCATTAGCTGACTCAAAGTCGCAGCGCCTAGCCAACCCTTGTGTAGAGGCGTGTGCAGCTTCGTCTTCCACTTGCCCCTCAAGGTTAACCCCAGCGGCCAAGTAGGTCTTAGACTCAAGTATAGTTTTGTATCCTTCATAGTCAAATCACGATCATAGTCCAAATGCTCATAAACTTTCGCAGATTTATTGTTCGCGAGAGAAATGCCTGCTGGTCCAGCCCATGTAGGACCAAAATTATTCGCGTCATCTAAGTCATTTTCGTCATCACTACCGCTGTAATCATCATTCTCATTGGGGCTAGTTTGATCAGGTACGTCATTTTCAATATAAGGATTGAAATATAAAGCATGATTAGTAAAAACGCGCCTCGAGTCGTTAAGATGTGACATCCTCGGCATAGCCATGTCATCCTCCTTATCCAGCAACTTTCGAGATCTACGATCATCTGGTGAGTATAATTGCCGCAACTGATCTTCTGTGAGGCCATCAGAAAACTCCTTTAATGCATTGTCTAATTGATAGATAATTCGCTCATTCCTGCAAAGAGCAAATAGTAAATTCTTCGAGTCTTGAAAGTAGAATAAGATGTAAGTGAGGATACCGCGCAATAGTAGTGCTAAGTTATCAAGCTTCGCACCCGAAGAGTATGTGTATGACTTGCGTGAAGTCTCACTGTATGACGAAGTGGATAAATAACCCATTGTAGCCATTTTTGATAATAGAAGTAAAAGGTTAGTTGATGCCTGGTAACTTAAGCCAGTCGAATGAGCGGAACGTTTATTTGAAGATAGTAAGCTCAGTTCGTCGCCTGTGAATTCCGACGGAGTCGACAAAAGATTATAAATCAATTCAAACATGTAAGGCTTCAATGGTAATTGGTTCGTAACTTGGGTGATTGCGATGTTCGATAAGTGTATGATTGCGAAATCTCTGTAAGTTGTCAGAGTAATGTTACCAGAAGACAACTTGAAAATATTTGGTATTTTGTTAGTATAATAGTTTAGATTTAACGGGTCCATCATTTTGTATAACACGAGATTCTTGGAGCTCAAATATGTTACAAACCCACCAATAACAGGAATAAGTGTGGTAGAGAACTCCGGTACATCTTGATAGTACTTGAGGTAGAATATGCTCACTAATATTAGCTTGTTCGAGTATTTATCTGCCACATAGTTTTCAAAGGCCCGGTTACATTTCATCAATTCCCATAAGAAAACGAAAGCCTGTAAATTTAGAGAAAAAAGTTCAGTGGTAGCAGAATTAAACGAGCCACTGCTTGAAGTACTGGATGACTGCGGTCTGTAATTGTTTCCCTGAAAACCATTTTGCTTGGCGACACCATTGGCGCCCTGTGCTGAGGCACTTCTGATCGGTACAATCGCAGGGTTATGTGGCCCTTGTTGGCCTGCCGATGATGGTCCGATTCCATTAGAGGTATGCCTGCGATCTACACTGCCCGGTTGTGACCACGTGAACGGATTGGACTCCTGCTCAACAGCAATATCCATGGGACTTTTTATTATCGACGCTAGAGATCTGAGAATTAATTTTAGGTCAAACTCTTTGCTTAGTGACGATAAGTATGCTTTTGGTGTGTGCTCTATAACTTGTTTTACTTGAATGGAGCTCAATGAGTAAACAAAGCTGTTTACTGCTGTGTTCTCCTCTGGTAGTTGGAACCTCAACATTAAATTTAGCATGGAGATACATGCACCTGAGAGAGATTTCCGTAGAAGATTTAGTTGGGAGGTCTTCACCTGTGAACTATAGGTCTGGGGGTTGTAGTGGTTCTCGTCTGTTTCGCTGCAGTACTTGCATAACACGTTCACTAAGGATGAGACTAAGCA encodes the following:
- the ECM30 gene encoding Ecm30p (Syntenic homolog of Saccharomyces cerevisiae YLR436C (ECM30)), with the protein product MGNSDSKLTAYREHIEKLAGPKEIPLYSCKSTSHAAVLFYKQHGSDSQSAGNESSREGTGEPSGGATAREPGSGAGIMGWRTLRRNGKPATPGTSSARSVSMRSARPASARSAPVRSASVRVANAQADGGRSAASAGVPEAPEAAGEGDIYCEFFTCLAQERFSAEDIYALLSAHELRHIFMSNSRNYQNLVRFACFKICSLTTQLQMKRSEEDFNKRCMEAINCIRILTKIMPVFFEMDKDESLEKALMWDRNSAEVTNYNAKSASTTAATVGASLSSPEVDPFGFNLASPAPLGDVSSPSARGSRLGLSPDSLCVAVGNNSLGEEVVPLGVILVQSCLNLLFMEGFTLPVSPHKHGQESDLHTDFYAQGYGRVSFSLWEPGINIEEMSSAPANPRLDSNRLEILRLLITLCSTNLYKQDAINRYLTVLCTMMPNYNTVCLVSSLVNVLCKYCSETDENHYNPQTYSSQVKTSQLNLLRKSLSGACISMLNLMLRFQLPEENTAVNSFVYSLSSIQVKQVIEHTPKAYLSSLSKEFDLKLILRSLASIIKSPMDIAVEQESNPFTWSQPGSVDRRHTSNGIGPSSAGQQGPHNPAIVPIRSASAQGANGVAKQNGFQGNNYRPQSSSTSSSGSFNSATTELFSLNLQAFVFLWELMKCNRAFENYVADKYSNKLILVSIFYLKYYQDVPEFSTTLIPVIGGFVTYLSSKNLVLYKMMDPLNLNYYTNKIPNIFKLSSGNITLTTYRDFAIIHLSNIAITQVTNQLPLKPYMFELIYNLLSTPSEFTGDELSLLSSNKRSAHSTGLSYQASTNLLLLLSKMATMGYLSTSSYSETSRKSYTYSSGAKLDNLALLLRGILTYILFYFQDSKNLLFALCRNERIIYQLDNALKEFSDGLTEDQLRQLYSPDDRRSRKLLDKEDDMAMPRMSHLNDSRRVFTNHALYFNPYIENDVPDQTSPNENDDYSGSDDENDLDDANNFGPTWAGPAGISLANNKSAKVYEHLDYDRDLTMKDTKLYLSLRPTWPLGLTLRGKWKTKLHTPLHKGWLGAATLSQLMQVVRVVNGQFPQIAEIKTNQYYDLLKKIGDWEQEFLHTIETSLTPEIKAMDGNYETLKLDWDENSTASRWYLSVIWGNIFTAHSHPYSLSAVDKAAYKQHNLTSRSSLDNSTANYNTSRADSASSVVNSSLGSDYPPNGANAASPNLGRPSWHSAASSRDISSKESQTSSNYTSNGASSVFRMGWLNFSRGVAGSDRDNGTADSGTRSQSRQFVPDVGLLRPNIWVGTRITMFKVKVEIKEEFSLMEMTGSFFRSLRLNTSATLNSSDYYCGSAADNRGHSPADTRIRAQRRSLSGQQSLLPTKPTMLASYK